Below is a genomic region from Zea mays cultivar B73 chromosome 9, Zm-B73-REFERENCE-NAM-5.0, whole genome shotgun sequence.
TCGCCTCAGCGCCGGCCCCCCTATAAATAATGGCGCCACTCTCCCCTACCCCCGCCTCCGCCTCTGCTCCCGTGTCCTCCTCCCCTCGTTCCCTCGTCCCGGACGCCTCCGCCGCGCCGAtgcgccccgcctcgccgccgcaGGAGCTCCCCGCCGCCGGGGGCGAGATCCAGGCGGCGCTGGCCCCTGCCAATGCCTCCACCGCGGGCGCCCGCGGAGGCGGAGGCTCCTTCACGGCGCTGCTGGGACTCCCCACCTCGCAGGCCATGGAGCTGCTCCTCCCCCGCACGACGCCCCCCGCCCTAGCCACAGCGCCCGCGCCAACCTTCCCCTCCGACCCGCACCTCGTGGACCGCGCCGCGCGCTTATCCACGTTCGcgcccccgtccccgtccccatccTCCACGTCCCCGGCCCGGCCCCTCCCCGCCGCCGCTAACGCCGGCAAGCGCAAGGCCGACCCCGTCGACCGTGCCTCCAAGGTAGGGTACTACATCGCGCGTCTGCATTTCCAGACCTCGCTAGGCATCGCCGCCGGACCTTGGCTCTGATTGCTCCGTGGCCGCAGGGGAAGGCGGCGAAGAAGGGGAAGACGGCGGAGGAGAAGCTCGCGggcggcgacggcgacgacgagaAGCCGGCGTACGTGCACGTGCGGGCCAGGCGGGGCCAGGCCACGGACAGCCACAGCCTCGCCGAGCGGGTGAGTTCGCCGAGCCGCTAACCGCGCAAGCTCATGTCATGGGAGGGGTTTATGCCAATGATTGGGTGATTAGGACGTGGTGACGTCGCCGGTAGACCCCTTTTCAGGGTCGCTTTCGCCACTAATCACTTGATTATTCGCCTGCATTCTTCTTCTCCAGTATGACAAAAAGTTGATTACCTTTTCTGCCTTCACAAACAAAAAATATTCACTCAACAGGCGAGACGCGAGAAGATCAATGCGAGGATGGAGCTGCTCAAGGAGCTGGTCCCCGGCTGCAGTAAGGTGTGCCTCCATTATCTCACCATCTATTACCCCCCCTCATCTTTACTCCTATCTGCATCTCGCACGCCCCACCTTCAATTTGAGTACTGAGCAAGAGCATTGCCTTTGGAAGGAAAGCCTAAACCTACGCCGTATATGTGGCCTAGCTAGCGTCGTGTAAATTCCTGCTCTCCGTTCTCCTACGCGCCCAAGGACCCTGCTCTCCCTGCTTCCGGTGGTCATTTTACTGCTTTTCAGAGGCCATCTCTGAATGTTCATTTTTTTTTCCTTCCCTTCGCTCGGCGCCCCGTGTAAAGTGTGCAACGCGGCCGTGCAGAGAAGACTAGAGTCGTCTGCTTGCCTCGCTGGTTGCGAAAATAAACCATATACCAACGCGGGGAAACACCTTAGATGCAATGCGTTCCAACACGTGGCGGTGCCTGATTATTCTGGCATCGTGCGCCCGACACGTCCATATGGGTCGTGTTGCACGACGGGGGTGGGATGGAAATGGGGGTATCGTGGCGGCCGCCTCGTCTCGGCGCCATTGTGGGCGATAGATATGGGAGAGGCATCGTGATCCGGCGTACCTAACTGTGCCTTGGGCGTGATTGTCTGGGCAGAATGAAGCAGGCGCTTTGAAAGGTGCCGGGGGCAGGTAGCTTGAATGGGGGCTGGCTTGGTCGACGCCATGAGGCTTCCATCCTGGATGGAGTGTTGCTATCCGCTTTTGCGCTGCGCTCGCGATAACGTTATGGATTATGGGTCTGCGTCCTTGGGTGCGGGGATGTGGAGGCAAGGCTGCGTGCGTGGAGGACTGGAGGTGGCTGGATAGGCGCCAGTTGGGAGGAATGGCCGATGGTTGTGCTTTCGTTGGCGTGTGGAGTTTATGGGGAACGGTTGGTGCGTGCCATTGCTGCCGCGGTGGTTTGACCATTAGTTTCATTGCAAGGACAGCAGCTTTTGGTCTGGACTCTGGAGATGTCAGTCACTATGGAACAGTGGTGGTGTAGGTCAATTCCCTGTGAGGTTTCGTGTTGCCTTCAACATACGTGCAGGAGTTGCCAACTTGCCACATTCCAACTACTGCTGTAGTTGTAGCTGAACCGGCCGGCTACAAAACAGTACAGTAATTCACTGTTATGAAGCAATGTTCCGCAGTGAAGATTGGCACTGCTATTCACTTGAATGGGTCTTCTTTCTTGATAAATGAATCTTGATATTCGAAATGGAACTCTAGGCAGCTTTATCTTTGAATTTGCTTTCTTTAAAATATCAACATGAGATCGGTAGAACTGAGGAAAAGGAACCATTTAACTAATGTCTGTTTATTTTTTGGGGCCCTTATCAGGTATCAGGAACAGCATTGGTGCTAG
It encodes:
- the LOC100273300 gene encoding uncharacterized protein LOC100273300 translates to MAPLSPTPASASAPVSSSPRSLVPDASAAPMRPASPPQELPAAGGEIQAALAPANASTAGARGGGGSFTALLGLPTSQAMELLLPRTTPPALATAPAPTFPSDPHLVDRAARLSTFAPPSPSPSSTSPARPLPAAANAGKRKADPVDRASKGKAAKKGKTAEEKLAGGDGDDEKPAYVHVRARRGQATDSHSLAERARREKINARMELLKELVPGCSKVSGTALVLDEIINHVQSLQRQVEYLSMRLAAVNPRVDFGGLDSFLTTECGRIAGFNCKNGIDLEQVTWPEMGVHGARQLMQLQQQFWHGDLTHPHQVASQWEKRGDGHPPVFSNSSPSLFGYDLTSSGAQQTPASKLKTEL